Proteins encoded in a region of the Desulfobotulus mexicanus genome:
- a CDS encoding recombinase family protein gives MVERRVYGYLRASTADQDASRAKDMLDKFASENGVSVAAYFIENESGAKLYRPELFRALGIMQKDDVLLIEQVDRLSRLNADDWQKLRVKIQSKGILIVSLDLPFTHSLIVRQEEDKDFQGRVLDAVMGMMLDVLAAVARKDFEDRRRRQMQGIARAKLEGKYGGRKRDSAKREKILALLGRGLTYSEIEGALGVSRRTIARTKAEGV, from the coding sequence ATGGTTGAAAGAAGAGTGTACGGGTATCTTCGGGCATCCACAGCAGATCAGGACGCAAGCAGGGCAAAGGATATGCTGGATAAATTTGCCTCAGAAAACGGTGTGTCCGTGGCTGCGTACTTCATAGAAAACGAATCCGGGGCCAAGCTCTACAGGCCAGAGCTGTTCCGGGCCTTGGGCATCATGCAAAAAGATGATGTGCTTCTCATAGAACAGGTGGACAGGCTTTCCCGTCTCAATGCCGATGACTGGCAGAAGCTTCGTGTGAAGATACAGAGCAAGGGGATTCTCATTGTGTCTTTGGATCTTCCCTTTACCCACAGCCTGATTGTAAGGCAGGAGGAGGATAAGGATTTTCAGGGTCGTGTCCTTGATGCTGTCATGGGTATGATGCTGGATGTACTGGCAGCCGTTGCAAGAAAAGACTTTGAAGACAGAAGAAGAAGGCAGATGCAGGGGATAGCCAGGGCAAAGCTGGAAGGCAAGTACGGTGGCCGTAAAAGAGACAGTGCCAAACGGGAGAAGATCCTTGCCTTGCTGGGCAGGGGTCTGACCTACAGTGAGATCGAGGGAGCCTTGGGTGTGAGCCGCAGAACCATAGCCAGAACCAAGGCCGAGGGTGTCTGA
- a CDS encoding ERF family protein, which translates to MVIEQYSSADVKELAKAMLRVQQELRPVQKDRKNTYTNSMYATLSSVMEACSSILIKNGVWVTQYPVPVETGHLGLVTKLMHAESGQWQSSLLMMPLSKNDPQGYGSAITYARRYALSSMVGIITENDDDAEGACIRNNKNPQKQNNFPQSPKPQNDPFPPXNQAPSTPQNPQNQPSSMDTLPRLDGIFYNTVHTEDGRAYIAATGDTMPKKDILKEAGFRWNAERKLWWKHSQQSAA; encoded by the coding sequence ATGGTTATCGAACAGTACAGCTCAGCGGATGTGAAGGAGCTTGCCAAGGCCATGCTCCGGGTGCAGCAGGAATTAAGGCCTGTTCAAAAGGACAGGAAAAACACCTATACCAACAGYATGTACGCCACCCTAAGCTCTGTCATGGAGGCTTGCAGCAGTATTTTAATTAAGAACGGAGTCTGGGTGACGCAGTATCCTGTTCCTGTAGAAACCGGGCATCTGGGWCTYGTTACCAAGCTTATGCACGCAGAATCAGGCCAGTGGCAGTCTTCCCTGCTCATGATGCCTTTGTCYAAAAACGATCCCCAAGGRTACGGTTCCGCCATCACCTATGCCAGACGCTATGCCYTRTCTTCCATGGTTGGTATTATTACAGAAAACGATGATGATGCTGAAGGGGCCTGCATCAGAAACAACAAAAATCCACAAAAACAAAATAACTTCCCACAGTCACCAAAGCCTCAAAACGATCCATTTCCYCCGGYAAATCAGGCACCTTCTACTCCTCAGAATCCCCAAAATCAGCCCTCCAGTATGGATACCCTGCCCCGTCTTGACGGCATCTTCTACAACACGGTTCATACCGAGGATGGAAGGGCCTACATAGCGGCCACGGGAGACACCATGCCTAAAAAGGATATCCTCAAAGAAGCAGGGTTCCGCTGGAACGCAGAGCGCAAACTCTGGTGGAAGCACAGCCAGCAATCCGCAGCCTGA